The Triticum aestivum cultivar Chinese Spring chromosome 3A, IWGSC CS RefSeq v2.1, whole genome shotgun sequence genome includes a region encoding these proteins:
- the LOC123060611 gene encoding uncharacterized protein, translating into MDKERFRRRRLMLIKAAGSVASCMVMLYVRPRLQRKKESISYGPIETRDKKRIAFLNNQIYKDDITCQTTLRLTRASFFGLCQVLRERSLLRDTVHICIEEQVAMFLITVGHNLRNRVVSAIFNRSGEPVSRYFGLVLHAIVQLRDEFIRPPSLETPTRIAGDPRWDPYFKDCIGAIDCTQIQASSCKNVETAFRGKKLVASQNVMAAIDFDLRFTHVLARWEGSAHDNAVLVDAIECENGLCAPQGKFYLVDAGYGAKPGFLPPFHGMRYHLTEWGNNHVRDARELFNLRHSSLRVPVERAFASLKRRFKVLDDANPFFPSATQVDVVIACVILHNWVLSQGTDCFIIPEINWKPKLPSPQREQAHDHRHMVEFRQALADKMWEDHQNYHRNDADFLNTPAYYHEMATIFGDGMASDVYTKSVDELLAVDVTENEIANGGNDTFGASVEEFTLPFPIPEWGKNGDSSSSKASKRAKVNNDDELMHLMTSLDNLAEAIEKSECVDTDVPEDLWGNLMDLPGFEEAHLTHYYAHLVENPAIARAFNQLSMSNKMTWVARYIENHLSE; encoded by the exons ATGGACAAGGAGAGGTTCAGGAGAAGAAGGTTGATGCTTATAAAGGCCGCTGGATCCGTGGCTTCATGTATGGTCATGCTGTATGTCCGGCCGAGATTACAGAGAAAGAAAGAGAGTATTTCCTATGGCCCAATCGAGACAAGGGACAAGAAAAGGATTGCCTTTCTAAATAACCAGATTTACAAGGATGATATAACTTGCCAGACAACGCTAAGGCTCACGAGGGCTTCTTTCTTCGGGCTGTGTCAAGTTCTGAGGGAACGCTCTTTGCTCCGTGATACTGTTCATATATGTATTGAGGAGCAAGTCGCCATGTTCTTGATCACAGTAGGACACAACCTTCGGAATAGGGTTGTAAGTGCTATTTTTAATAGGTCAGGTGAACCGGTTAGTCGTTATTTTGGACTAGTCCTCCATGCTATAGTTCAGCTAAGGGATGAGTTTATTAGGCCACCATCATTGGAGACCCCAACCAGAATTGCTGGTGACCCAAGATGGGACCCATACTTCAAG GATTGTATTGGAGCCATTGATTGTACACAGATACAGGCTTCTTCCTGTAAGAACGTGGAGACTGCCTTCCGTGGTAAGAAGTTAGTTGCAAGCCAAAATGTGATGGCAGCAATTGATTTTGACCTTCGTTTCACACATGTGCTGGCTCGTTGGGAGGGATCTGCACACGATAATGCTGTTTTAGTGGATGCAATAGAGTGTGAGAACGGCTTATGTGCTCCTCAAG GTAAATTCTACCTAGTGGATGCCGGATATGGAGCCAAACCTGGATTTTTGCCACCTTTCCACGGCATGAGATATCACTTGACTGAGTGGGGGAACAATCATGTGCGAGATGCAAGGGAATTGTTCAATCTTAGGCACTCATCTCTACGAGTACCTGTAGAACGTGCATTCGCATCACTCAAGCGAAGATTTAAAGTTCTTGATGATGCAAATCCATTCTTTCCCTCCGCTACTCAAGTGGATGTTGTGATAGCTTGCGTCATCCTCCACAACTGGGTTCTTTCCCAAGGCACTGATTGTTTCATTATACCGGAGATTAATTGGAAACCAAAACTCCCTAGTCCTCAGAGAGAGCAAGCCCATGACCATAGGCACATGGTTGAGTTCAGACAAGCCCTTGCTGACAAAATGTGGGAAGACCATCAAAACTATCACCGCAATGATGCCGACTTCTTGAACACTCCAGCTTACTATCACGAGATGGCCACAATCTTTGGTGATGGTATGGCTTCTGATGTATACACTAAGAGTGTGGATGAGCTTCTTGCTGTAGATGTGACCGAGAATGAAATTGCCAATGGAGGAAATGACACTTTTGGTGCTAGTGTTGAAGAGTTTACACTGCCTTTTCCTATTCCCGAATGGGGGAAGAATGGTGATTCCTCTAGCAGTAAAGCATCGAAAAGGGCCAAGGTAAACAATGATGACGAGCTGATGCATTTGATGACCAGCCTTGATAACCTTGCCGAAGCTATAGAGAAATCTGAATGTGTAGATACAGATGTCCCTGAAGATCTTTGGGGTAACTTGATGGATCTCCCTGGATTTGAAGAGGCGCATCTTACCCATTACTATGCTCATCTAGTTGAGAATCCTGCAATTGCTAGAGCATTCAATCAACTTAGCATGTCCAACAAAATGACATGGGTAGCTAGATATATTGAGAACCACCTTTCTGAGTAA
- the LOC123058102 gene encoding flavonoid O-methyltransferase-like protein Os11g0303600, producing the protein MATFSNEELLQAHTELWDLTFGYLKSMALECAIKLGLPNAIHRRGGDATLPDLLDAVSVPESKKAHLPRLMRFLGAFGIFTADAPAAGERANGEEAGAVYGLTPVSRLLVDDSGANGSCGSLSPFVLSQTTKYHVKAAMHLPEWFTSDDGAAAAEMPFRTAHGADLWGVMDRDPKMNQVFNAGMGSDTQLAMDFVIGNYGDVFDGVTSLVDVGGGTGSAARAIAKAFPHVKCSVLDLPNVVNSVPPDGVVEYISGDMMSSIPATDAVFLKYIMHDWNDEDCVKILKQCKKAIPESGGKVIIVDIVVGSPLKAMLEAQVSFDLLMMVITGGKERDEHEWRKIFMDAGFSHHKTRPVLGFMAITELYA; encoded by the exons ATGGCGACCTTCTCCAACGAGGAGCTTCTGCAGGCGCACACCGAGCTCTGGGACCTCACCTTCGGCTACCTCAAATCCATGGCGCTCGAGTGCGCCATCAAGCTCGGCCTCCCAAACGCCATCCACCGCCGCGGCGGCGACGCCACGCTGCCGGACTTGCTCGACGCAGTTTCCGTCCCGGAGAGCAAGAAGGCGCACCTGCCTCGCCTCATGAGGTTTCTCGGCGCGTTCGGCATCTTCACCGCCGACGCACCCGCTGCAGGGGAGCGCGCGAATGGGGAGGAGGCGGGCGCCGTCTACGGCCTCACGCCGGTGTCCCGCCTCCTCGTGGACGACTCCGGCGCCAACGGGTCGTGCGGGAGCCTCTCGCCGTTCGTGCTCTCCCAGACGACCAAGTACCACGTGAAGGCGGCCATGCACCTGCCGGAGTGGTTCACGAGCGACGACGGCGCGGCCGCGGCGGAGATGCCGTTCCGGACGGCGCACGGCGCAGACCTGTGGGGCGTCATGGACCGCGACCCCAAGATGAACCAGGTCTTCAACGCCGGCATGGGGTCCGACACCCAGCTCGCGATGGACTTCGTCATCGGCAACTACGGCGACGTGTTCGACGGGGTGACCTCGCTGGTCGACGTCGGCGGCGGGACAGGCTCCGCGGCGAGGGCCATAGCCAAGGCCTTCCCGCACGTCAAGTGCTCCGTGCTCGACCTCCCCAACGTGGTCAATTCCGTCCCGCCCGACGGCGTGGTCGAGTACATCTCAGGCGACATGATGAGCTCCATTCCGGCGACCGATGCGGTCTTCCTCAAG TACATCATGCATGACTGGAACGACGAGGACTGCGTGAAGATCCTGAAGCAGTGCAAGAAGGCGATCCCCGAATCAGGCGGGAAAGTGATAATCGTGGACATAGTGGTGGGATCTCCTTTGAAAGCCATGCTGGAAGCCCAGGTCTCGTTTGATCTGCTGATGATGGTGATCACGGGAGGCAAGGAGCGCGACGAGCATGAGTGGCGCAAGATTTTCATGGACGCGGGGTTCAGCCATCACAAGACAAGACCTGTTTTGGGATTTATGGCCATCACCGAGCTGTATGCTTAG